One Phocaeicola dorei genomic region harbors:
- a CDS encoding bifunctional dihydroorotate dehydrogenase B NAD binding subunit/NADPH-dependent glutamate synthase, whose product MNKIISKEHFSEKVFKLVIEAPLIAKSRKAGHFVIVRVGEKGERMPLTIAGADPVKGTITLVVQEVGLSSTRLCELNEGDYITDVVGPLGKATHIENFGTVVCAGGGVGVAPMLPIVQALKAAGNRVITVLAGRTKELIILEKEMRESSDEVIIMTDDGSYGHKGLVTEGVEEVIKRETVNKCFAIGPAIMMKFVCLLTKKYEIPTDVSLNTIMVDGTGMCGACRITVGGKTRFVCVDGPEFDGHQVDFDEMLKRMGAFKDIEKEEIHKLDTEKPMTCEATKELDGRDAEWRASLRKAMKPKERMAIPRVKMNELDAEYRSHSRKEEVNLGLNEEQAITEAKRCLDCPNPTCMNGCPVGINIPKFIKNIERGEFLEAAKTLKATSALPAVCGRVCPQEKQCESQCTHLKAGHEAVAIGYLERFAADYERESGQISVPEVAEKNNIKVAVIGSGPAGLSFAGDMAKQGYDVTVFEALHEIGGVLKYGIPEFRLPNKIVDVEIDNLSKMGVKFMKDCIVGKTISVEDLEAEDFKGIFVASGAGLPNFMNIPGENSINIMSSNEYLTRVNLMDAASEDSDTPVTFGKRVAVIGGGNTAMDSVRTARRLGAERAMIIYRRSEEEMPARLEEVKHAKEEGVEFLTLHNPIEYIADEKGRVKQVVLQKMELGEPDASGRRSPIAIPGATETIDIDMAIVSVGVSPNPIVPSSIPRLELGRKGTIAVNENMQSSIPTIYAGGDIVRGGATVILAMGDGRKAAASMHAQLSSK is encoded by the coding sequence ATGAATAAGATTATTTCAAAAGAACATTTCTCGGAAAAGGTCTTTAAATTGGTTATAGAAGCACCTCTGATTGCTAAGTCGCGTAAGGCCGGACATTTCGTAATTGTTCGTGTCGGTGAAAAAGGAGAACGTATGCCACTTACTATCGCCGGTGCCGATCCCGTAAAAGGTACCATCACACTAGTAGTACAGGAAGTTGGTCTTTCTTCTACACGACTTTGTGAATTGAACGAAGGAGATTATATTACAGATGTTGTTGGTCCGCTGGGTAAAGCCACCCACATTGAAAATTTCGGAACTGTAGTCTGTGCCGGAGGAGGAGTAGGCGTTGCTCCGATGCTTCCTATCGTACAGGCTTTGAAAGCTGCCGGCAACCGTGTAATTACCGTATTGGCCGGACGTACCAAAGAATTAATTATCCTTGAGAAAGAAATGCGTGAAAGTTCTGATGAAGTAATCATTATGACAGACGACGGCTCATACGGGCATAAAGGATTAGTGACTGAAGGTGTGGAGGAAGTAATCAAACGTGAAACAGTAAACAAATGTTTCGCCATCGGTCCTGCCATCATGATGAAATTCGTTTGCCTGCTGACTAAAAAATATGAAATTCCCACAGACGTTTCTCTGAACACCATTATGGTGGATGGAACCGGCATGTGTGGTGCCTGCCGTATCACTGTAGGAGGCAAAACACGTTTTGTTTGTGTTGACGGTCCGGAATTCGACGGCCATCAAGTAGATTTTGACGAAATGCTGAAACGCATGGGAGCTTTCAAAGATATTGAAAAAGAAGAAATTCACAAACTAGACACCGAAAAGCCGATGACTTGTGAAGCGACTAAAGAACTGGACGGCCGGGATGCCGAATGGCGTGCAAGCTTACGTAAAGCCATGAAGCCTAAAGAACGAATGGCTATTCCCCGTGTAAAAATGAACGAACTGGATGCAGAATACCGTTCACATAGCCGTAAGGAAGAAGTCAATCTAGGTTTGAATGAAGAGCAAGCTATAACGGAAGCAAAACGTTGTTTGGACTGCCCCAACCCTACTTGTATGAACGGATGCCCCGTAGGAATCAATATCCCGAAATTCATCAAAAATATAGAACGCGGTGAATTCCTTGAAGCTGCCAAAACCTTAAAAGCAACCAGTGCATTACCTGCTGTCTGCGGGCGTGTATGTCCTCAAGAAAAACAGTGTGAATCACAATGCACTCATCTGAAAGCCGGACACGAAGCCGTTGCCATAGGCTATTTGGAACGTTTTGCTGCTGATTACGAACGTGAAAGCGGTCAAATATCCGTACCGGAAGTAGCGGAAAAGAACAATATAAAAGTAGCTGTTATCGGTTCAGGTCCTGCCGGACTCTCATTTGCCGGAGATATGGCTAAACAGGGATACGATGTCACTGTATTCGAAGCTTTACATGAAATAGGGGGCGTATTAAAATATGGTATCCCCGAATTCCGCCTACCAAATAAGATTGTAGATGTAGAAATTGACAATTTATCCAAGATGGGTGTCAAATTCATGAAGGACTGCATCGTAGGAAAGACAATCAGTGTGGAAGACTTGGAAGCAGAAGATTTCAAAGGTATATTTGTAGCATCAGGTGCCGGGCTCCCCAACTTCATGAATATCCCGGGTGAAAATTCTATCAATATCATGTCTTCCAACGAATATCTGACCCGTGTAAATCTAATGGATGCAGCCAGCGAGGATTCGGATACTCCTGTAACATTCGGCAAACGCGTAGCAGTAATCGGCGGTGGTAACACAGCTATGGACTCTGTCCGCACAGCACGCCGCTTAGGAGCAGAACGCGCAATGATTATTTATCGCCGTTCGGAAGAAGAAATGCCTGCCCGTCTGGAGGAAGTGAAACATGCTAAAGAAGAAGGTGTGGAATTTCTGACCCTGCATAACCCCATAGAATATATTGCCGATGAAAAGGGGCGTGTAAAACAAGTAGTTTTACAGAAAATGGAATTAGGCGAACCAGATGCCTCCGGCCGTCGCAGTCCGATAGCTATTCCAGGAGCAACAGAAACCATTGACATCGATATGGCAATAGTCAGCGTAGGCGTCTCCCCTAACCCGATTGTCCCCAGTTCCATCCCGAGATTGGAATTGGGACGCAAAGGAACAATTGCCGTAAATGAAAATATGCAATCGTCAATCCCGACTATTTATGCCGGTGGTGATATTGTGCGTGGTGGAGCTACAGTTATCCTTGCAATGGGTGACGGACGTAAAGCAGCTGCTTCCATGCATGCACAACTCTCCTCCAAATAA
- a CDS encoding DUF4858 domain-containing protein: protein MTQRVNFSILFCTISILTAQAQWNKQDSIRLQELLNGDGELKINTEAVKSIHFDFKSDKDNIKGTPFMSEDKPWMKFLKDLPKNFGDTTKWVRPNFVRLTPYTPYTTWHEDPVNDPIFLKRKDSLTMSWKLNIKLIPGLRNGYVILPAGMDQTVTPSNNPLIGGLDADNFLYESLTKRGRAIRRNRNRAKGWKIYQSYVPTRQDSILFPRISKVSEQDSLPKQDTLLIKKDSAIINQNSLLLKDKINGKDQTKKSR from the coding sequence ATGACCCAGAGGGTAAATTTTAGCATATTATTCTGCACTATCAGTATACTGACAGCACAAGCACAATGGAACAAACAGGACTCGATTCGTTTACAGGAGCTATTGAATGGAGATGGAGAACTAAAAATTAACACAGAAGCCGTAAAGTCTATCCATTTCGACTTTAAATCGGACAAAGACAATATAAAAGGTACTCCATTCATGTCCGAAGACAAACCGTGGATGAAGTTTCTGAAAGACTTGCCTAAAAACTTCGGCGACACAACCAAATGGGTACGCCCTAACTTTGTGCGTCTTACTCCCTACACTCCTTACACCACATGGCATGAAGATCCGGTTAATGATCCCATTTTCTTGAAAAGAAAAGACTCTCTGACAATGTCATGGAAACTAAATATCAAACTGATTCCCGGTTTGCGAAACGGCTATGTAATATTACCTGCCGGCATGGATCAAACGGTAACTCCCAGTAATAACCCATTAATAGGAGGACTGGATGCCGACAATTTTCTGTATGAATCTTTAACCAAACGAGGACGTGCCATCCGACGTAATCGTAATCGTGCCAAAGGTTGGAAAATCTATCAAAGTTACGTACCAACCCGACAGGATTCTATCTTGTTTCCTAGAATCAGCAAAGTATCTGAACAAGATTCATTGCCCAAACAAGACACTTTGCTTATCAAAAAGGATTCAGCAATTATTAACCAAAACTCATTACTTCTTAAAGACAAAATAAACGGCAAGGACCAGACAAAGAAAAGCCGCTAA
- a CDS encoding DMT family protein: protein MLSHGIYSVILLIFSNVFMTFAWYGHLKMRQEFSWFAALPLIGVIAFSWAIAFFEYCLQVPANRLGFKDSGGPFDIMQLKVIQEVITLAVFTLFSVWAFKTELKWNHLAAFLCLVLAVYFVFKK from the coding sequence ATGTTGTCTCATGGTATTTATTCAGTAATATTGCTGATTTTTTCAAATGTCTTTATGACGTTTGCTTGGTATGGTCATTTAAAAATGCGACAAGAGTTTAGTTGGTTTGCAGCCCTTCCGTTGATTGGTGTGATTGCATTTAGTTGGGCAATTGCTTTTTTTGAATATTGTCTTCAGGTTCCTGCCAATCGTCTTGGGTTTAAAGATAGTGGAGGACCGTTTGATATTATGCAACTCAAGGTGATTCAAGAAGTTATCACATTGGCTGTATTTACATTATTTTCTGTTTGGGCATTTAAAACAGAACTGAAGTGGAATCATTTAGCGGCTTTTCTTTGTCTGGTCCTTGCCGTTTATTTTGTCTTTAAGAAGTAA